A part of Pungitius pungitius chromosome 15, fPunPun2.1, whole genome shotgun sequence genomic DNA contains:
- the LOC119204096 gene encoding neuropilin and tolloid-like protein 1 → MEHKLLLPIVLAASLLSLELSGASATEIKAQGKNTSDVTPAGQCGTWVKEPEWGYFTSPNYPQKYPPERECVYIIEASPRQCIDLFFDDKYSIEPSWECKFDHIEVRDGPFGFSPILGRFCGEDSPASVRSSGRYLYIKFVADGELEAIGFSARYNFTQDPEFKGLGELPPLPICEFEMSGPEGYVESVQITGEGRALPTEAVDCRWYIKAPPKSRIYMRFLEYEMHNSNECKRNFVAIYDGSSSVEHLKNKFCSTVANDIMLVSSVGVVRLWADEGSRKSKFRILFTTFHEPPCDAETFFCHSNMCINRTLVCNGIQNCVYPWDENHCKEKRKASILDTLDNTNITIITVTCGLVVILLVISVIIQVKQPRKKYIIRRDDFDPALLHPGFEPPHYELCTLRRDLSGDLTDAAMAEDYEKHHKLRRSSSKCIRDHHCGSFQGSFHGSRSNLSGRDATVAAEPQAMVGQQSPGLPQPAAATGRRSILVMKHSYSQDGAEGYRAEEEDSMVDDCPANSLHHMHHHQIHRGLSGLDHAVHRTLSNDF, encoded by the exons ATGGAGCACAAACTTCTGCTGCCAATCG ttttagCAGCAAGCCTCCTCTCACTTGAGCTGTCAGGGGCCTCAgctacagaaataaaagctcaaG GGAAGAACACCTCGGATGTGACACCAGCAGGGCAGTGTGGGACCTGGGTAAAGGAGCCTGAGTGGGGGTATTTCACGTCTCCTAACTACCCTCAGAAATACCCTCCTGAGAGGGAATGTGTCTACATCATAGAAG CCTCTCCCCGACAGTGCATCGACTTGTTCTTCGATGACAAGTACTCCATCGAGCCGTCCTGGGAGTGCAAGTTCGACCACATCGAGGTCCGTGACGGGCCGTTCGGTTTCTCCCCCATCCTCGGCCGCTTCTGCGGGGAAGACAGCCCGGCCAGTGTCCGCTCCAGCGGGAGGTACCTGTACATCAAGTTTGTGGCGGATGGTGAGCTGGAGGCCATCGGATTCTCCGCCCGGTATAACTTTACCCAAG ATCCAGAGTTCAAGGGGCTTGGAGAACTGCCACCTCTGCCAA TATGTGAGTTTGAGATGAGCGGTCCGGAAGGCTATGTGGAATCCGTACAGATAACCGGGGAGGGCCGAGCGCTGCCCACTGAGGCTGTGGACTGCCGGTGGTACATCAAGGCTCCGCCGAAATCAAGG ATCTACATGCGCTTTCTGGAGTATGAGATGCACAACTCTAATGAATGCAAGCGGAACTTTGTTGCCATCTACGATGGCAGCAGTTCTGTTGAACACCTGAAGAATAAATTCTGCTCCACTGTGGCCAATGATATCATGCTGGTGTCCTCGGTGGGTGTGGTGAGACTGTGGGCAGACGAGGGAAGCAGGAAGAGCAAATTCAGGATCCTCTTCACAACTTTCCATGAGC CTCCGTGTGACGCTGAAACCTTCTTTTGCCACAGCAACATGTGCATCAACCGCACCCTGGTCTGCAACGGAATCCAGAACTGCGTCTACCCATGGGACGAGAATCACTGCAAAG AGAAGAGGAAAGCCAGCATCCTGGACACACTGGATAACACTAACATCACCATCATTACGGTGACCTGTGGCCTGGTCGTCATCCTACTCGTCATCTCGGTCATCATCCAGGTCAAACAGCCACGCAAGAAATACATCATCCGCAG aGATGACTTTGACCctgccctcctccaccctgGCTTTGAGCCCCCCCACTACGAACTCTGCACTCTGCGCCGCGACCTGTCCGGTGACCTGACCGATGCCGCCATGGCCGAGGACTACGAGAAGCACCACAAGctccgccgctcctcctccaagTGCATCCGCGACCACCACTGCGGATCCTTCCAAGGAAGCTTCCACGGCAGCCGCAGCAACCTGAGCGGGAGGGACGCCACCGTCGCGGCCGAGCCGCAGGCGATGGTGGGCCAGCAGTCACCGGGCCTCCCCCAGCCCGCCGCGGCGACGGGACGAAGGAGCATCCTGGTGATGAAGCATAGCTATTCTCAGGACGGGGCAGAAGGGTacagggcggaggaggaggattcgATGGTGGATGATTGTCCCGCCAACAGCCTGCACCACATGCACCACCACCAGATACACAGAGGCTTGTCGGGGCTGGACCACGCTGTCCACCGTACACTTTCTAACGACTTCTAA
- the LOC119204154 gene encoding ATP synthase subunit C lysine N-methyltransferase-like — protein sequence MPPDGLHLHPAAAAAPSGAVEEKRSRSRLGVVVTGVLGGSLVALYAVAAPFLAPALRKVCLPFVPATTAQVKNVLGVLRARSGKLVDIGSGDGRIVIAAAKRGFQASGFELNPWLVWYSRYKAIREGVHSSTSFHLSDLWKVSFAQYSNVVIFGVPQMMDQLELKLACELPSTAQVVACRFPFPTWVPERTAGEGIDTVWVYDAKTFKSRLQHGMERKTTPKHDNKLDSYT from the exons ATGCCACCAGACGGTCTTCATCTGCACcctgcagcggcagcagcacccTCGGGTGCTgtcgaggagaagaggagcaggagtcGTCTAGGTGTCGTGGTCACGGGCGTGCTGGGAGGGTCGCTGGTCGCCCTGTACGCGGTGGCGGCTCCGTTTCTCGCGCCTGCCCTGAGAAAAGTGTGCCTCCCGTTCGTCCCGGCGACCACGGCTCAAGTGAAGAATGTGCTCGGGGTGCTGCGAGCCAGATCCGGCAAACTAGTGGACATCGGCAGTGGAGATGGAAGGATA GTGATTGCGGCGGCCAAGCGTGGTTTTCAAGCGTCTGGCTTTGAGCTGAACCCCTGGCTGGTGTGGTACTCTCGCTACAAGGCCATTAGAGAGGGAGTCCACAGTTCCACATCCTTCCACCTCTCGGACTTGTGGAAG GTCAGTTTTGCTCAGTACTCCAATGTTGTAATATTTGGAGTCCCTCAAATG ATGGATCAGCTGGAGCTGAAGCTGGCGTGCGAGTTGCCGAGTACAGCTCAGGTTGTGGCCTGCCGCTTTCCCTTCCCCACTTGGGTCCCTGAACGTACTGCCGGCGAGGGCATAGACACCGTGTGGGTGTACGATGCCAAGACATTTAAATCACGCTTGCAACATGGAATGGAAAGGAAGACAACACCAAAACATGACAACAAACTAGATTCATATACATAA
- the LOC119204060 gene encoding E3 ubiquitin-protein ligase MARCHF6-like isoform X1, translating to MDTAEEGDICRVCRSEATQDKPLYHPCVCTGSIKFIHQECLLQWLKHSRKEYCELCKHRFAFTPIYSPDMPSRLPVQDIFAGLVSSVGTAIRYWFHYTLVAFAWLGVVPLTACRIYKCLFTGSVSSLLTLPLDMLSTQNLLADCLQGCFVVTCTLCAFISLVWLREQIVHGGPPQWLEQNQPPLVQNQPNGPAPAGEVPGADIGINAQAAADAEARRPAEAHQEGQAAADPQEAGNHRDEAELEDEDGEDNEDDEEEDREEDAGEANNGGQEDLNWNALEWDRAAEELTWERMLGLDGSLVFLEHVFWVVSLNTLFILVFAFCPYHIGHFSVVGMGFEDYVKASHFDGLVTTILGYVLLAGALIVCHLFASLVRFQRSRRLLGVCYIVVKVSLLVVMEIGLFPLICGWWLDICSLEMFDATLKDREQSFDLAPGTTMFLHWLVGMVYVFYFASFILLLREVLRPGVLWFLRNLNDPDFNPVQEMIHLPIYRHLRRFILSVVVFGSIVLLMLWLPIRIIKLLFPSFLPYNVMLYSDAPVSELSLELLLLQVVLPALLEQGHTRQWLKRLVHAWTFTAGYMLDLHSYLLGDHEDEDHQPNDNNPPGRDDRIPGLGEGLHAAHQAILQQGGPLGFQSYHRPVNFPLKIILLVSFMCVTLLLASLICLTLPVFAGRWLMSFWMGSAMIHELYTAASGLYICWLSIRGATMMLSWMPHGRNMIMIKVHEWTLTILKTVVVAALLAGVIPLLLGLLFELVVVAPLRVQLDQTPLFYPWQDWALGVLHAKIIAAITLMGPQWWLKTVIEQVYANGIRNIDLHFIVRGLAAPVICVLLLSLSVPYTISKGITPLLGVQPEMQTLVERRIYPFLLMVVVLLSILSFQIQQFKRLYEHIKNDKSVDQRRLVASTSGRRLMPVDVEGPANRAIRWAWFALQ from the exons ATGGACACCGCTGAGGAGG GGGACATCTGTCGTGTGTGCCGGTCGGAGGCCACCCAGGACAAGCCGCTCTACCACCCCTGTGTCTGCACCGGCAGCATCAAGTTCATCCATCAGGAATG CTTACTGCAGTGGTTGAAACACAGCAGAAAGGAATACTGTGAATTATGCAAGCACCGGTTTGCATTCACACCAA TCTACTCTCCAGACATGCCATCTCGCTTGCCAGTTCAGGACATCTTTGCAGGGCTGGTCAGCAGTGTTGGGACAGCCATCAGATACTGGTTCCACTACACCCTAGTGGCCTTCGCCTGGCTAGGCGTAGTACCTCTCACAGCAT gcCGTATCTACAAGTGTTTATTTACCGGCTCCGTAAGCTCTCTCCTCACACTGCCATTAGATATGCTTTCAAC GCAGAACCTGCTCGCAGACTGCCTCCAGGGCTGTTTTGTGGTCACTTGCACGCTGTGCGCCTTCATTAGCCTGGTGTGGCTCAGAGAGCAGATTGTCCACGGAGGCCCCCCCCAGTGGTTGGAGCAGAATCAACCGCCCCTAGTTCAAAACCAGCCCAATGGTCCAGCACCAGCTGGTGAG GTTCCCGGTGCCGACATCGGCATCAACGCCCAAGCTGCTGCGGACGCGGAAGCCCGGCGACCTGCAGAGGCCCACCAGGAGGGACAGGCAGCCGCCGACCCACAGGAGGCCGGAAACCACAGGGACGAGGCTGAACTCGAGGACGAAGATGGGGAGGATAATgaggacgacgaagaggaggaccgGGAAGAGGATGCTGGCGAAGCCAACAATGGAGGACAAG AAGATTTGAACTGGAACGCCCTGGAGTGGGACCGTGCAGCAGAGGAGCTGACCTGGGAAAGG ATGCTGGGACTGGATGGCTCCTTAGTTTTCTTG GAGCACGTGTTCTGGGTGGTGTCTCTCAACACACTCTTCATCCTGGTCTTCG CCTTCTGCCCGTACCACATTGGCCATTTCTCAGTAGTAGGAATGGGCTTTGAAGATTAT GTCAAAGCTTCACACTTTGATGGCCTTGTCACCACCATCCTGGGTTACGTCCTCCTGGCTGGAGCGCTCATCGTCTGCCAT TTGTTTGCTTCATTGGTGAGGTTCCAGCGCTCCAGACGCCTCTTGGGTGTCTGCTACATTGTTGTTAAG gtgtCCCTgctggttgtcatggagatAGGCTTGTTCCCGCTGATTTGTGGTTGGTGGCTGGACATTTGCTCGCTG GAGATGTTTGACGCGACTCTTAAAGACAGGGAGCAGAGTTTTGACTTGGCTCCCGGCACCACCATGTTCCTCCACTGGCTGGTTGGCATGGTCTACGTCTTCTACTTTGCGTCCTTCATCCTTCTGCTCCGAGAG GTTCTCCGGCCTGGTGTGCTGTGGTTCCTCAGGAACCTGAACGATCCAGACTTCAACCCAGTCCAAGAGATGATCCACCTGCCCATCTACAGACATCTGCGAAGGTTTATACTCTCTGTG GTGGTGTTTGGCTCCATAGTTCTGTTGATGCTGTGGCTTCCAATCAGAATCATCAAACTGCTCTTCCCATCCTTCCTGCCCTACAACGTCATGCTTTACAG CGACGCCCCCGTCAGCGAGCTGTCCCTCGAGCTGCTGTTGCTTCAGGTCGTTCTGCCGGCTTTACTGGAGCAGGGTCACACTCGCCAGTGGCTGAAACGCCTTGTCCACGCCTGGACGTTCACAGCAGGATACATGCT TGACCTTCACTCCTACTTGCTGGGGGACCATGAAGACGAGGACCACCAGCCAAACGACAACAACCCTCCTGGTCGGGATGACAGGATCCCTGGTTTAGGGGAGGGGCTTCACGCTGCCCATCAGGCCATTCTGCAGCAGGGAGGCCCTCTCGGTTTCCAGTCGTACCACCGTCCTGTCAACTTCCCCCTCAAG ATCATTTTGCTGGTTTCCTTCATGTGTGTGACGCTGTTACTGGCCAGTCTGATCTGCCTCACACTACCAG TGTTTGCGGGCCGCTGGCTCATGTCTTTCTGGATGGGCAGTGCCATGATTCATGAGCTGTACACAGCGGCCAGTGGTCTGTACATTTGCTGGCTGTCTATTCGAGGTGCCACCATGATGCTCTCCTGGATGCCACATGGACGGAACATGATCATGATTAAAGTCCACGAGTGGACACTCACG ATCCTGAAGACCGTTGTGGTGGCCGCGCTCTTGGCCGGGGTTATTCCGCTGCTCTTGGGCCTGCTGTTTGAGCTTGTGGTCGTTGCGCCTCTCAGAGTCCAACTAGACCAGACCCCTCTCTTCTACCCCTGGCAG gACTGGGCCCTGGGAGTTCTCCATGCTAAAATCATTGCTGCCATCACACTGATGGGCCCCCAGTGGTGGCTCAAAACAGTCATTGAGCAG GTGTATGCCAACGGTATTCGGAACATTGATCTCCATTTCATCGTGCGCGGGCTGGCCGCCCCAGTCATCTGCGTCCTGCTGCTGTCCCTCAGTGTGCCGTACACCATCTCTAAAGGCATTACACCGCTCCTGG
- the LOC119204060 gene encoding E3 ubiquitin-protein ligase MARCHF6-like isoform X3, with protein MDTAEEGDICRVCRSEATQDKPLYHPCVCTGSIKFIHQECLLQWLKHSRKEYCELCKHRFAFTPIYSPDMPSRLPVQDIFAGLVSSVGTAIRYWFHYTLVAFAWLGVVPLTACRIYKCLFTGSVSSLLTLPLDMLSTQNLLADCLQGCFVVTCTLCAFISLVWLREQIVHGGPPQWLEQNQPPLVQNQPNGPAPAGEVPGADIGINAQAAADAEARRPAEAHQEGQAAADPQEAGNHRDEAELEDEDGEDNEDDEEEDREEDAGEANNGGQEDLNWNALEWDRAAEELTWERMLGLDGSLVFLEHVFWVVSLNTLFILVFAFCPYHIGHFSVVGMGFEDYVKASHFDGLVTTILGYVLLAGALIVCHLFASLVRFQRSRRLLGVCYIVVKVSLLVVMEIGLFPLICGWWLDICSLEMFDATLKDREQSFDLAPGTTMFLHWLVGMVYVFYFASFILLLREVLRPGVLWFLRNLNDPDFNPVQEMIHLPIYRHLRRFILSVVVFGSIVLLMLWLPIRIIKLLFPSFLPYNVMLYSDAPVSELSLELLLLQVVLPALLEQGHTRQWLKRLVHAWTFTAGYMLDLHSYLLGDHEDEDHQPNDNNPPGRDDRIPGLGEGLHAAHQAILQQGGPLGFQSYHRPVNFPLKIILLVSFMCVTLLLASLICLTLPVFAGRWLMSFWMGSAMIHELYTAASGLYICWLSIRGATMMLSWMPHGRNMIMIKVHEWTLTILKTVVVAALLAGVIPLLLGLLFELVVVAPLRVQLDQTPLFYPWQDWALGVLHAKIIAAITLMGPQWWLKTVIEQVYANGIRNIDLHFIVRGLAAPVICVLLLSLSVPYTISKGITPLLGVQPEMQTLVERRIYPFLLMVVVLLSILSFQIQQFKRLYEHIKNDKYLVGQRLVNYERKTGRRMSTPL; from the exons ATGGACACCGCTGAGGAGG GGGACATCTGTCGTGTGTGCCGGTCGGAGGCCACCCAGGACAAGCCGCTCTACCACCCCTGTGTCTGCACCGGCAGCATCAAGTTCATCCATCAGGAATG CTTACTGCAGTGGTTGAAACACAGCAGAAAGGAATACTGTGAATTATGCAAGCACCGGTTTGCATTCACACCAA TCTACTCTCCAGACATGCCATCTCGCTTGCCAGTTCAGGACATCTTTGCAGGGCTGGTCAGCAGTGTTGGGACAGCCATCAGATACTGGTTCCACTACACCCTAGTGGCCTTCGCCTGGCTAGGCGTAGTACCTCTCACAGCAT gcCGTATCTACAAGTGTTTATTTACCGGCTCCGTAAGCTCTCTCCTCACACTGCCATTAGATATGCTTTCAAC GCAGAACCTGCTCGCAGACTGCCTCCAGGGCTGTTTTGTGGTCACTTGCACGCTGTGCGCCTTCATTAGCCTGGTGTGGCTCAGAGAGCAGATTGTCCACGGAGGCCCCCCCCAGTGGTTGGAGCAGAATCAACCGCCCCTAGTTCAAAACCAGCCCAATGGTCCAGCACCAGCTGGTGAG GTTCCCGGTGCCGACATCGGCATCAACGCCCAAGCTGCTGCGGACGCGGAAGCCCGGCGACCTGCAGAGGCCCACCAGGAGGGACAGGCAGCCGCCGACCCACAGGAGGCCGGAAACCACAGGGACGAGGCTGAACTCGAGGACGAAGATGGGGAGGATAATgaggacgacgaagaggaggaccgGGAAGAGGATGCTGGCGAAGCCAACAATGGAGGACAAG AAGATTTGAACTGGAACGCCCTGGAGTGGGACCGTGCAGCAGAGGAGCTGACCTGGGAAAGG ATGCTGGGACTGGATGGCTCCTTAGTTTTCTTG GAGCACGTGTTCTGGGTGGTGTCTCTCAACACACTCTTCATCCTGGTCTTCG CCTTCTGCCCGTACCACATTGGCCATTTCTCAGTAGTAGGAATGGGCTTTGAAGATTAT GTCAAAGCTTCACACTTTGATGGCCTTGTCACCACCATCCTGGGTTACGTCCTCCTGGCTGGAGCGCTCATCGTCTGCCAT TTGTTTGCTTCATTGGTGAGGTTCCAGCGCTCCAGACGCCTCTTGGGTGTCTGCTACATTGTTGTTAAG gtgtCCCTgctggttgtcatggagatAGGCTTGTTCCCGCTGATTTGTGGTTGGTGGCTGGACATTTGCTCGCTG GAGATGTTTGACGCGACTCTTAAAGACAGGGAGCAGAGTTTTGACTTGGCTCCCGGCACCACCATGTTCCTCCACTGGCTGGTTGGCATGGTCTACGTCTTCTACTTTGCGTCCTTCATCCTTCTGCTCCGAGAG GTTCTCCGGCCTGGTGTGCTGTGGTTCCTCAGGAACCTGAACGATCCAGACTTCAACCCAGTCCAAGAGATGATCCACCTGCCCATCTACAGACATCTGCGAAGGTTTATACTCTCTGTG GTGGTGTTTGGCTCCATAGTTCTGTTGATGCTGTGGCTTCCAATCAGAATCATCAAACTGCTCTTCCCATCCTTCCTGCCCTACAACGTCATGCTTTACAG CGACGCCCCCGTCAGCGAGCTGTCCCTCGAGCTGCTGTTGCTTCAGGTCGTTCTGCCGGCTTTACTGGAGCAGGGTCACACTCGCCAGTGGCTGAAACGCCTTGTCCACGCCTGGACGTTCACAGCAGGATACATGCT TGACCTTCACTCCTACTTGCTGGGGGACCATGAAGACGAGGACCACCAGCCAAACGACAACAACCCTCCTGGTCGGGATGACAGGATCCCTGGTTTAGGGGAGGGGCTTCACGCTGCCCATCAGGCCATTCTGCAGCAGGGAGGCCCTCTCGGTTTCCAGTCGTACCACCGTCCTGTCAACTTCCCCCTCAAG ATCATTTTGCTGGTTTCCTTCATGTGTGTGACGCTGTTACTGGCCAGTCTGATCTGCCTCACACTACCAG TGTTTGCGGGCCGCTGGCTCATGTCTTTCTGGATGGGCAGTGCCATGATTCATGAGCTGTACACAGCGGCCAGTGGTCTGTACATTTGCTGGCTGTCTATTCGAGGTGCCACCATGATGCTCTCCTGGATGCCACATGGACGGAACATGATCATGATTAAAGTCCACGAGTGGACACTCACG ATCCTGAAGACCGTTGTGGTGGCCGCGCTCTTGGCCGGGGTTATTCCGCTGCTCTTGGGCCTGCTGTTTGAGCTTGTGGTCGTTGCGCCTCTCAGAGTCCAACTAGACCAGACCCCTCTCTTCTACCCCTGGCAG gACTGGGCCCTGGGAGTTCTCCATGCTAAAATCATTGCTGCCATCACACTGATGGGCCCCCAGTGGTGGCTCAAAACAGTCATTGAGCAG GTGTATGCCAACGGTATTCGGAACATTGATCTCCATTTCATCGTGCGCGGGCTGGCCGCCCCAGTCATCTGCGTCCTGCTGCTGTCCCTCAGTGTGCCGTACACCATCTCTAAAGGCATTACACCGCTCCTGG
- the LOC119204060 gene encoding E3 ubiquitin-protein ligase MARCHF6-like isoform X2, which translates to MDTAEEGDICRVCRSEATQDKPLYHPCVCTGSIKFIHQECLLQWLKHSRKEYCELCKHRFAFTPIYSPDMPSRLPVQDIFAGLVSSVGTAIRYWFHYTLVAFAWLGVVPLTACRIYKCLFTGSVSSLLTLPLDMLSTQNLLADCLQGCFVVTCTLCAFISLVWLREQIVHGGPPQWLEQNQPPLVQNQPNGPAPAGEVPGADIGINAQAAADAEARRPAEAHQEGQAAADPQEAGNHRDEAELEDEDGEDNEDDEEEDREEDAGEANNGGQDLNWNALEWDRAAEELTWERMLGLDGSLVFLEHVFWVVSLNTLFILVFAFCPYHIGHFSVVGMGFEDYVKASHFDGLVTTILGYVLLAGALIVCHLFASLVRFQRSRRLLGVCYIVVKVSLLVVMEIGLFPLICGWWLDICSLEMFDATLKDREQSFDLAPGTTMFLHWLVGMVYVFYFASFILLLREVLRPGVLWFLRNLNDPDFNPVQEMIHLPIYRHLRRFILSVVVFGSIVLLMLWLPIRIIKLLFPSFLPYNVMLYSDAPVSELSLELLLLQVVLPALLEQGHTRQWLKRLVHAWTFTAGYMLDLHSYLLGDHEDEDHQPNDNNPPGRDDRIPGLGEGLHAAHQAILQQGGPLGFQSYHRPVNFPLKIILLVSFMCVTLLLASLICLTLPVFAGRWLMSFWMGSAMIHELYTAASGLYICWLSIRGATMMLSWMPHGRNMIMIKVHEWTLTILKTVVVAALLAGVIPLLLGLLFELVVVAPLRVQLDQTPLFYPWQDWALGVLHAKIIAAITLMGPQWWLKTVIEQVYANGIRNIDLHFIVRGLAAPVICVLLLSLSVPYTISKGITPLLGVQPEMQTLVERRIYPFLLMVVVLLSILSFQIQQFKRLYEHIKNDKSVDQRRLVASTSGRRLMPVDVEGPANRAIRWAWFALQ; encoded by the exons ATGGACACCGCTGAGGAGG GGGACATCTGTCGTGTGTGCCGGTCGGAGGCCACCCAGGACAAGCCGCTCTACCACCCCTGTGTCTGCACCGGCAGCATCAAGTTCATCCATCAGGAATG CTTACTGCAGTGGTTGAAACACAGCAGAAAGGAATACTGTGAATTATGCAAGCACCGGTTTGCATTCACACCAA TCTACTCTCCAGACATGCCATCTCGCTTGCCAGTTCAGGACATCTTTGCAGGGCTGGTCAGCAGTGTTGGGACAGCCATCAGATACTGGTTCCACTACACCCTAGTGGCCTTCGCCTGGCTAGGCGTAGTACCTCTCACAGCAT gcCGTATCTACAAGTGTTTATTTACCGGCTCCGTAAGCTCTCTCCTCACACTGCCATTAGATATGCTTTCAAC GCAGAACCTGCTCGCAGACTGCCTCCAGGGCTGTTTTGTGGTCACTTGCACGCTGTGCGCCTTCATTAGCCTGGTGTGGCTCAGAGAGCAGATTGTCCACGGAGGCCCCCCCCAGTGGTTGGAGCAGAATCAACCGCCCCTAGTTCAAAACCAGCCCAATGGTCCAGCACCAGCTGGTGAG GTTCCCGGTGCCGACATCGGCATCAACGCCCAAGCTGCTGCGGACGCGGAAGCCCGGCGACCTGCAGAGGCCCACCAGGAGGGACAGGCAGCCGCCGACCCACAGGAGGCCGGAAACCACAGGGACGAGGCTGAACTCGAGGACGAAGATGGGGAGGATAATgaggacgacgaagaggaggaccgGGAAGAGGATGCTGGCGAAGCCAACAATGGAGGACAAG ATTTGAACTGGAACGCCCTGGAGTGGGACCGTGCAGCAGAGGAGCTGACCTGGGAAAGG ATGCTGGGACTGGATGGCTCCTTAGTTTTCTTG GAGCACGTGTTCTGGGTGGTGTCTCTCAACACACTCTTCATCCTGGTCTTCG CCTTCTGCCCGTACCACATTGGCCATTTCTCAGTAGTAGGAATGGGCTTTGAAGATTAT GTCAAAGCTTCACACTTTGATGGCCTTGTCACCACCATCCTGGGTTACGTCCTCCTGGCTGGAGCGCTCATCGTCTGCCAT TTGTTTGCTTCATTGGTGAGGTTCCAGCGCTCCAGACGCCTCTTGGGTGTCTGCTACATTGTTGTTAAG gtgtCCCTgctggttgtcatggagatAGGCTTGTTCCCGCTGATTTGTGGTTGGTGGCTGGACATTTGCTCGCTG GAGATGTTTGACGCGACTCTTAAAGACAGGGAGCAGAGTTTTGACTTGGCTCCCGGCACCACCATGTTCCTCCACTGGCTGGTTGGCATGGTCTACGTCTTCTACTTTGCGTCCTTCATCCTTCTGCTCCGAGAG GTTCTCCGGCCTGGTGTGCTGTGGTTCCTCAGGAACCTGAACGATCCAGACTTCAACCCAGTCCAAGAGATGATCCACCTGCCCATCTACAGACATCTGCGAAGGTTTATACTCTCTGTG GTGGTGTTTGGCTCCATAGTTCTGTTGATGCTGTGGCTTCCAATCAGAATCATCAAACTGCTCTTCCCATCCTTCCTGCCCTACAACGTCATGCTTTACAG CGACGCCCCCGTCAGCGAGCTGTCCCTCGAGCTGCTGTTGCTTCAGGTCGTTCTGCCGGCTTTACTGGAGCAGGGTCACACTCGCCAGTGGCTGAAACGCCTTGTCCACGCCTGGACGTTCACAGCAGGATACATGCT TGACCTTCACTCCTACTTGCTGGGGGACCATGAAGACGAGGACCACCAGCCAAACGACAACAACCCTCCTGGTCGGGATGACAGGATCCCTGGTTTAGGGGAGGGGCTTCACGCTGCCCATCAGGCCATTCTGCAGCAGGGAGGCCCTCTCGGTTTCCAGTCGTACCACCGTCCTGTCAACTTCCCCCTCAAG ATCATTTTGCTGGTTTCCTTCATGTGTGTGACGCTGTTACTGGCCAGTCTGATCTGCCTCACACTACCAG TGTTTGCGGGCCGCTGGCTCATGTCTTTCTGGATGGGCAGTGCCATGATTCATGAGCTGTACACAGCGGCCAGTGGTCTGTACATTTGCTGGCTGTCTATTCGAGGTGCCACCATGATGCTCTCCTGGATGCCACATGGACGGAACATGATCATGATTAAAGTCCACGAGTGGACACTCACG ATCCTGAAGACCGTTGTGGTGGCCGCGCTCTTGGCCGGGGTTATTCCGCTGCTCTTGGGCCTGCTGTTTGAGCTTGTGGTCGTTGCGCCTCTCAGAGTCCAACTAGACCAGACCCCTCTCTTCTACCCCTGGCAG gACTGGGCCCTGGGAGTTCTCCATGCTAAAATCATTGCTGCCATCACACTGATGGGCCCCCAGTGGTGGCTCAAAACAGTCATTGAGCAG GTGTATGCCAACGGTATTCGGAACATTGATCTCCATTTCATCGTGCGCGGGCTGGCCGCCCCAGTCATCTGCGTCCTGCTGCTGTCCCTCAGTGTGCCGTACACCATCTCTAAAGGCATTACACCGCTCCTGG